One window from the genome of Faecalibacterium sp. HTF-F encodes:
- the gap gene encoding type I glyceraldehyde-3-phosphate dehydrogenase: MAVRVAINGFGRIGRLAFRQMFDAEGYEVVAINDLTSPKMLAHLLKYDTAQGSFCGKIGEGKHTVEATEDSIIVDGKEIKIYAVKDAKDAPWGELNVDVVLECTGFYTSKEKSMAHIQAGAKKVVISAPAGNDLKTIVFSVNEKTLTAEDQVISAASCTTNCLAPMANTLNKTYPIVSGIMTTVHAYTGDQMILDGPQRKGDLRRARAGAQNIVPNTTGAAKAIGLVIPELNGKLIGSAQRVPVPTGSTTILVAVVKGKDVTKESINAAMKAATSESFGYNEDQIVSSDVIGMRYGSLFDATQTMVAKIDDDTYQVQVVSWYDNENSYTSQMVRTIKYFAENC, encoded by the coding sequence ATGGCTGTTAGAGTTGCTATCAATGGTTTCGGTCGTATTGGTCGTCTGGCTTTCCGTCAGATGTTTGATGCTGAGGGTTACGAGGTCGTCGCAATCAACGACCTGACCAGCCCCAAGATGCTGGCTCACCTGCTGAAGTACGATACTGCTCAGGGTTCTTTCTGCGGCAAGATCGGCGAAGGCAAGCACACTGTCGAGGCTACCGAGGACTCCATCATTGTTGACGGTAAGGAAATCAAGATCTACGCTGTTAAGGATGCAAAGGATGCTCCCTGGGGCGAACTGAACGTTGACGTCGTTCTGGAGTGCACCGGCTTCTACACCAGCAAGGAGAAGAGCATGGCTCACATCCAGGCTGGCGCAAAGAAGGTTGTTATCTCTGCTCCCGCAGGCAACGATCTGAAGACTATTGTCTTCTCCGTCAACGAGAAGACCCTGACCGCTGAGGATCAGGTCATTTCTGCTGCTTCCTGCACCACCAACTGCCTGGCTCCCATGGCTAACACCCTGAACAAGACCTACCCCATCGTCTCCGGTATCATGACCACTGTTCATGCTTACACCGGCGACCAGATGATCCTGGATGGTCCTCAGCGCAAGGGCGATCTGCGCCGTGCTCGTGCTGGCGCACAGAACATCGTTCCCAACACCACCGGTGCTGCTAAGGCTATCGGCCTGGTCATCCCCGAGCTGAACGGCAAGCTGATCGGCTCTGCTCAGCGTGTGCCTGTTCCCACCGGCTCTACCACCATTCTGGTTGCTGTCGTCAAGGGCAAGGACGTCACCAAGGAGTCCATCAATGCTGCTATGAAGGCTGCTACTTCTGAGTCCTTCGGCTACAACGAGGATCAGATCGTTTCTTCTGATGTCATCGGCATGCGTTATGGCTCTCTGTTCGATGCTACCCAGACTATGGTCGCTAAGATCGACGACGACACCTATCAGGTTCAGGTCGTGTCTTGGTACGACAACGAGAACTCCTACACCTCTCAGATGGTCCGTACCATTAAGTACTTCGCTGAGAACTGCTAA
- a CDS encoding glycosyltransferase family 4 protein, with the protein MSKKLAIAMFGQKRLSREGGVEIVVKELCTRMAQNGCDVTCYNRAGHHVSGAEYDDAGKTEYEGIRQKSVPTIERRGLAAVSSSAFAALYSAFGKYDVVHIHAEGPAFFAWLPKMFGKRVVVTVHGTCEIMFVTRKNPDFMRVCAA; encoded by the coding sequence ATGAGTAAAAAACTTGCGATTGCAATGTTCGGACAGAAGCGATTATCAAGAGAAGGCGGAGTAGAGATCGTTGTCAAAGAGCTCTGCACCCGAATGGCACAGAATGGTTGTGACGTGACCTGCTACAACAGAGCAGGCCATCATGTGAGTGGTGCAGAATATGACGATGCTGGTAAAACGGAGTACGAGGGAATCCGTCAGAAGTCTGTTCCGACCATTGAACGGCGCGGACTTGCTGCGGTCAGCTCCTCCGCATTTGCGGCACTTTATAGTGCATTTGGAAAATACGATGTGGTGCACATCCACGCCGAAGGACCAGCGTTCTTTGCATGGCTGCCGAAGATGTTTGGGAAAAGAGTTGTTGTTACCGTCCATGGAACCTGTGAAATAATGTTTGTAACCAGAAAAAATCCTGATTTCATGCGGGTTTGCGC